One Salvia splendens isolate huo1 chromosome 22, SspV2, whole genome shotgun sequence DNA segment encodes these proteins:
- the LOC121787462 gene encoding DExH-box ATP-dependent RNA helicase DExH1 isoform X1, with product MSGRLFPNPFRHNHRLFTLTPLSISLAAPPPLLGNPEIKLARISNCTSMYRPNAQGGRRGGRGGGGRGGGGAGRGGGRGGRGEQRWWDPVWRAERLRQMSAEKETMDPNEWCRKIEQMKTGNEQEMVIRQKFSKDDQQILANMAQQLGLYFHAYNKGKALVVSKVPLPNYRADLDEKHGSTKNEISMSTETEARVGFLLRSSYVAKVVQNMSSSSSGSATSQSKPAEMEREAPLPYIDTDFERLSIELKQKQEKMREGDSVKAMLAFREKLPAFKVKSEFLKAVTNNQVLVVSGETGCGKTTQLPQFILEEEIASLRGGSCNIICTQPRRISAISVAARISAERGEKLGETVGYQIRLESKRSAQTKLLFCTTGVLLRQLIQDPDLTGITHLLVDEIHERGMNEDFLLIILRDILPRRPNLRVILMSATINAELFSKYFGNAPTIHIPGLTFPVNELYLEDVLEKTRYTVQPESGNLPRNSRRGSQQQESKKDPLTELFEDADIDVLYKSFSASTRQSLDAWSGSQLDLGLVEATIEHICRHEGDGAILVFLTGWDDISKLLDKLRVNIFVGDPNKFLVIPLHGSMPTVNQREIFDRPPPNVRKIVLATNIAESSITIDDVVYVIDCGKAKETSYDALNKLACLLPSWISKASAHQRRGRAGRVQPGVCYRLYPKLIHDAMPQYQLPEMLRTPLQELCLHIKSLQLGEVSTFLSKAIQPPDPLSVENAIELLKTIGALDDREELTPLGHHLSTLPLDPNIGKMLLMGSIFQCLDPALTIAAALAYRSPFVLPLSRKDEAEAAKRSFAGDSRSDHIALLKAYHGWKDAKRYRNEKSFCWDNFLSPVTMQMIEDMRFQFLDLLAGVGFVNKSQANAYNQYSYDLEMICAILCAGLYPNIVQCKRRGKRTAFYTKEVGKVDIHPGSVNAGIFMFPLPYLVYSEKVKTSSIYIRDSTNISDYALLMFGGNLLPSQSGDGIEMLGGYLHFSASKTVLDLIRRLRGELDGLLTRKIKEPALDITVEGRGVVTALMELLHSQNVRIR from the exons ATGTCGGGCCGTCTATTTCCCAACCCCTTCCGCCATAACCACCGCCTATTCACGCTCACTCCTCTCTCAATCTCACTCGCCGCTCCCCCTCCGCTGCTCGGAAATCCAGAAATCAAGCTAGCTCGGATCTCGAATTGCACTTCTATGTACCGCCCTAACGCACAAGGCGGTCGTCGCGGCGgtcgcggcggcggcggccgtGGAGGCGGCGGAGCTGGCAGAGGTGGAGGCCGTGGAGGCCGAGGCGAGCAGCGATGGTGGGATCCTGTCTGGAGAGCTGAGCGTTTGCGCCAAATGTCCGCTGAG AAAGAGACAATGGATCCGAATGAATGGTGTAGAAAAATAGAACAGATGAAGACTGGAAATGAGCAGGAGATGGTAATAAGGCAAAAGTTTAGTAAAGATGATCAGCAAATCCTGGCTAATATGGCTCAACAATTGGGTCTATACTT TCATGCTTATAATAAAGGAAAGGCCCTTGTTGTGAGCAAAGTCCCGTTGCCCAATTATCGTGCAGATCTTGATGAAAAGCACGGTTCCACTAAGAATGAG ATATCAATGTCCACCGAGACCGAAGCAAGAGTTGGATTTCTGCTAAGAAGCTCCTATGTGGCAAAAGTAGTACAAAACATGTCTTCATCATCTTCTGGGTCTGCGACAAGTCAATCCAAACCTGCTGAAATGGAGAGGGAAGCACCACTACCTTACATTGATACTGACTTCGAGAGACTTAGTATTGAATTAAAACAAAAGCAGGAAAAAATGAGG GAAGGTGATAGTGTAAAGGCAATGCTAGCATTTAGAGAAAAGCTTCCAGCATtcaaagtaaaatcagaattcTTGAAAGCTGTTACAAATAATCAG GTGCTGGTTGTCTCAGGAGAGACTGGCTGTGGTAAAACAACCCAGCTTCCTCAATTTATTCTGGAAGAGGAGATAGCATCTCTACGAGGTGGTAGCTGTAATATAATATGCACTCAACCTCGTAGAATCTCAGCAATATCAGTCGCAGCTCGAATATCTGCTGAAAGAGGTGAGAAGCTTGGTGAAACTGTAGGTTATCAGATTCGCCTTGAATCAAAACGCTCAGCTCAAACAAAATTGCTTTTTTGCACGACTGGGGTGTTACTTCGACAGCTG ATTCAGGACCCAGATTTAACGGGAATTACCCATTTGCTGGTTGATGAAATTCATGAAAGAGGAATGAATGAGGACTTCCTTTTAATAATATTGCGAGATATCCTTCCTCGCCGTCCCAACCTCCGTGTTATCCTTATGAGTGCCACTATTAATGCCGAGCTATTCTCCAAATACTTTGGAAATGCTCCCACTATTCACATTCCA GGATTAACGTTTCCTGTTAACGAACTTTATTTAGAAGATGTGTTGGAGAAGACTCGTTATACTGTCCAGCCAGAGTCTGGAAACTTACCAAGAAATTCAAGAAGAGGCAGTCAGCAACAGGAGTCTAAAAAAGATCCTTTGACAGAATTATTTGAG GATGCAGATATTGATGTGCTCTACAAATCATTCAGTGCAAGCACCAGGCAATCTCTCGATGCTTGGTCTGGTTCTCAGCTGGATTTGGGCCTT GTGGAAGCAACTATTGAGCATATCTGTCGCCATGAAGGTGATGGAGCAATTCTGGTCTTCCTTACTGGTTGGGACGATATTTCCAAGCTCCTTGATAAACTCAGAGTTAACATTTTTGTTGGAGACCCAAACAAGTTCTTAGTTATTCCTCTTCATGGTTCAATGCCTACAGTCAATCAGCGTGAAATTTTTGATCGCCCACCCCCTAATGTTAG AAAGATTGTGCTAGCAACCAATATTGCCGAGAGTAGTATTACCATAGATGATGTTGTGTATGTTATAGACTGCGGGAAGGCAAAGGAGACTAGTTATGATGCTCTTAATAAGCTGGCTTGTCTTTTACCTTCATGGATTTCCAAGGCTTCAGCACACCAG AGACGTGGTCGAGCTGGTCGTGTGCAGCCAGGAGTTTGCTACAGGTTATATCCTAAGTTAATTCATGATGCTATGCCCCAGTATCAACTGCCAGAAATGCTTCGAACACCTTTGCAAGAGCTTTGTCTTCATATCAAGAGTTTGCAGCTCGGAGAAGTTAGTACATTTTTGTCCAAAGCAATTCAGCCACCTGATCCTCTATCAGTTGAAAATGCAATCGAGCTTCTTAAAACAATTGGTGCTCTAGATGATAGGGAAGAGCTCACTCCCCTTG GACATCATCTTAGCACATTGCCTTTGGACCCAAATATTGGAAAGATGCTTCTGATGGGTTCCATTTTCCAGTGTCTCGACCCCGCACTAACAATAGCCGCTGCTCTTGCTTACCGTAGCCCATTTGTCCTTCCATTAAGTAGGAAAGATGAGGCAGAAGCTGCAAAAAGATCATTTGCTGGTGATTCTCGCAG TGACCACATTGCACTTCTCAAAGCATATCATGGGTGGAAAGATGCGAAACGATATAGAAATGAAAAATCTTTTTGTTGGGACAATTTTCTCTCACCAGTAACTATGCAAATGATTGAAGATATGAGATTTCAGTTTCTGGACTTACTGGCCGGGGTTGGTTTTGTGAACAAATCACAAGCCAAT GCATACAATCAATACAGTTATGATTTAGAGATGATATGTGCAATACTCTGTGCTGGACTCTACCCAAATATTGTGCAGTGCAAACGGAGAGGAAAGCGAACAGCTTTCTACACTAAAGAAGTTGGGAAAGTTGACATTCATCCGGGATCTGTCAATGCTGGCATTTTTATGTTCCCTCTTCCTTACTTGGTTTACAGTGAAAAAGTAAAAACCAGTAGCATATACATAAGAGATTCCACCAACATTTCAGATTATGCTCTGCTGATGTTTGGTGGCAATCTTCTGCCTAGCCAAAGTGGAGATGGCATTGAAATGCTTGGTGGATACCTTCACTTTTCAGCCTCGAAGACGGTATTGGACTTGATTCgg AGGTTGCGCGGGGAGCTCGATGGCCTTCTAACAAGGAAGATTAAGGAGCCGGCACTCGATATCACGGTGGAGGGAAGAGGTGTTGTCACAGCACTTATGGAATTGTTGCACAGCCAAAATGTGCGGATTAGGTGA
- the LOC121787462 gene encoding DExH-box ATP-dependent RNA helicase DExH1 isoform X2 — MSTETEARVGFLLRSSYVAKVVQNMSSSSSGSATSQSKPAEMEREAPLPYIDTDFERLSIELKQKQEKMREGDSVKAMLAFREKLPAFKVKSEFLKAVTNNQVLVVSGETGCGKTTQLPQFILEEEIASLRGGSCNIICTQPRRISAISVAARISAERGEKLGETVGYQIRLESKRSAQTKLLFCTTGVLLRQLIQDPDLTGITHLLVDEIHERGMNEDFLLIILRDILPRRPNLRVILMSATINAELFSKYFGNAPTIHIPGLTFPVNELYLEDVLEKTRYTVQPESGNLPRNSRRGSQQQESKKDPLTELFEDADIDVLYKSFSASTRQSLDAWSGSQLDLGLVEATIEHICRHEGDGAILVFLTGWDDISKLLDKLRVNIFVGDPNKFLVIPLHGSMPTVNQREIFDRPPPNVRKIVLATNIAESSITIDDVVYVIDCGKAKETSYDALNKLACLLPSWISKASAHQRRGRAGRVQPGVCYRLYPKLIHDAMPQYQLPEMLRTPLQELCLHIKSLQLGEVSTFLSKAIQPPDPLSVENAIELLKTIGALDDREELTPLGHHLSTLPLDPNIGKMLLMGSIFQCLDPALTIAAALAYRSPFVLPLSRKDEAEAAKRSFAGDSRSDHIALLKAYHGWKDAKRYRNEKSFCWDNFLSPVTMQMIEDMRFQFLDLLAGVGFVNKSQANAYNQYSYDLEMICAILCAGLYPNIVQCKRRGKRTAFYTKEVGKVDIHPGSVNAGIFMFPLPYLVYSEKVKTSSIYIRDSTNISDYALLMFGGNLLPSQSGDGIEMLGGYLHFSASKTVLDLIRRLRGELDGLLTRKIKEPALDITVEGRGVVTALMELLHSQNVRIR; from the exons ATGTCCACCGAGACCGAAGCAAGAGTTGGATTTCTGCTAAGAAGCTCCTATGTGGCAAAAGTAGTACAAAACATGTCTTCATCATCTTCTGGGTCTGCGACAAGTCAATCCAAACCTGCTGAAATGGAGAGGGAAGCACCACTACCTTACATTGATACTGACTTCGAGAGACTTAGTATTGAATTAAAACAAAAGCAGGAAAAAATGAGG GAAGGTGATAGTGTAAAGGCAATGCTAGCATTTAGAGAAAAGCTTCCAGCATtcaaagtaaaatcagaattcTTGAAAGCTGTTACAAATAATCAG GTGCTGGTTGTCTCAGGAGAGACTGGCTGTGGTAAAACAACCCAGCTTCCTCAATTTATTCTGGAAGAGGAGATAGCATCTCTACGAGGTGGTAGCTGTAATATAATATGCACTCAACCTCGTAGAATCTCAGCAATATCAGTCGCAGCTCGAATATCTGCTGAAAGAGGTGAGAAGCTTGGTGAAACTGTAGGTTATCAGATTCGCCTTGAATCAAAACGCTCAGCTCAAACAAAATTGCTTTTTTGCACGACTGGGGTGTTACTTCGACAGCTG ATTCAGGACCCAGATTTAACGGGAATTACCCATTTGCTGGTTGATGAAATTCATGAAAGAGGAATGAATGAGGACTTCCTTTTAATAATATTGCGAGATATCCTTCCTCGCCGTCCCAACCTCCGTGTTATCCTTATGAGTGCCACTATTAATGCCGAGCTATTCTCCAAATACTTTGGAAATGCTCCCACTATTCACATTCCA GGATTAACGTTTCCTGTTAACGAACTTTATTTAGAAGATGTGTTGGAGAAGACTCGTTATACTGTCCAGCCAGAGTCTGGAAACTTACCAAGAAATTCAAGAAGAGGCAGTCAGCAACAGGAGTCTAAAAAAGATCCTTTGACAGAATTATTTGAG GATGCAGATATTGATGTGCTCTACAAATCATTCAGTGCAAGCACCAGGCAATCTCTCGATGCTTGGTCTGGTTCTCAGCTGGATTTGGGCCTT GTGGAAGCAACTATTGAGCATATCTGTCGCCATGAAGGTGATGGAGCAATTCTGGTCTTCCTTACTGGTTGGGACGATATTTCCAAGCTCCTTGATAAACTCAGAGTTAACATTTTTGTTGGAGACCCAAACAAGTTCTTAGTTATTCCTCTTCATGGTTCAATGCCTACAGTCAATCAGCGTGAAATTTTTGATCGCCCACCCCCTAATGTTAG AAAGATTGTGCTAGCAACCAATATTGCCGAGAGTAGTATTACCATAGATGATGTTGTGTATGTTATAGACTGCGGGAAGGCAAAGGAGACTAGTTATGATGCTCTTAATAAGCTGGCTTGTCTTTTACCTTCATGGATTTCCAAGGCTTCAGCACACCAG AGACGTGGTCGAGCTGGTCGTGTGCAGCCAGGAGTTTGCTACAGGTTATATCCTAAGTTAATTCATGATGCTATGCCCCAGTATCAACTGCCAGAAATGCTTCGAACACCTTTGCAAGAGCTTTGTCTTCATATCAAGAGTTTGCAGCTCGGAGAAGTTAGTACATTTTTGTCCAAAGCAATTCAGCCACCTGATCCTCTATCAGTTGAAAATGCAATCGAGCTTCTTAAAACAATTGGTGCTCTAGATGATAGGGAAGAGCTCACTCCCCTTG GACATCATCTTAGCACATTGCCTTTGGACCCAAATATTGGAAAGATGCTTCTGATGGGTTCCATTTTCCAGTGTCTCGACCCCGCACTAACAATAGCCGCTGCTCTTGCTTACCGTAGCCCATTTGTCCTTCCATTAAGTAGGAAAGATGAGGCAGAAGCTGCAAAAAGATCATTTGCTGGTGATTCTCGCAG TGACCACATTGCACTTCTCAAAGCATATCATGGGTGGAAAGATGCGAAACGATATAGAAATGAAAAATCTTTTTGTTGGGACAATTTTCTCTCACCAGTAACTATGCAAATGATTGAAGATATGAGATTTCAGTTTCTGGACTTACTGGCCGGGGTTGGTTTTGTGAACAAATCACAAGCCAAT GCATACAATCAATACAGTTATGATTTAGAGATGATATGTGCAATACTCTGTGCTGGACTCTACCCAAATATTGTGCAGTGCAAACGGAGAGGAAAGCGAACAGCTTTCTACACTAAAGAAGTTGGGAAAGTTGACATTCATCCGGGATCTGTCAATGCTGGCATTTTTATGTTCCCTCTTCCTTACTTGGTTTACAGTGAAAAAGTAAAAACCAGTAGCATATACATAAGAGATTCCACCAACATTTCAGATTATGCTCTGCTGATGTTTGGTGGCAATCTTCTGCCTAGCCAAAGTGGAGATGGCATTGAAATGCTTGGTGGATACCTTCACTTTTCAGCCTCGAAGACGGTATTGGACTTGATTCgg AGGTTGCGCGGGGAGCTCGATGGCCTTCTAACAAGGAAGATTAAGGAGCCGGCACTCGATATCACGGTGGAGGGAAGAGGTGTTGTCACAGCACTTATGGAATTGTTGCACAGCCAAAATGTGCGGATTAGGTGA